The following are encoded in a window of Candidatus Zixiibacteriota bacterium genomic DNA:
- a CDS encoding pyridoxal-phosphate dependent enzyme, whose amino-acid sequence MKTSEDVLKLIGNTPLARVKHMTNGNGVNVWAKLEYFNLTGSVKDRMAL is encoded by the coding sequence GAAAACTTCTGAAGATGTTCTCAAACTGATCGGCAATACACCGCTGGCAAGGGTCAAACATATGACCAACGGCAACGGTGTCAATGTCTGGGCCAAGCTGGAGTATTTCAACCTGACCGGCTCAGTCAAGGATCGTATGGCGCTT